AGCGCCCCTCTCGAATCGTGCCAACGGTGTCGACAGCCGCCCTGTCGACGGACGCGGCCGCCCGAGTCCCGCTGGATGGACAGACCTATCACGCCAGGCGACCAATCGGCGCCAAATGGGAATCCTCGAGAACAAGGCGCGGGCGCGGCTGTTCTACAAGTACCTCTCGACGATTTACGACCGGATCAACCCCTTCATCTGGAACGAGGAGATGCGAACCGAGGCGCTCTCGCTGCTCGACTTCGAGGAGAGCGAGATGGTGCTCGACGTTGGCTGTGGCACCGGATTCGCGACCGAGGGGCTGCTCGAGCACGTCGATACCGTCTACGCGCTCGACCAGAGCGAACACCAGCTCGAGAAGGCCTACGCCAAGTTCGGGAAGACGGGCGGCCCCGTCGACTTTCACCGGGGCGACGCCGAGCGACTCCC
This region of Natronosalvus halobius genomic DNA includes:
- a CDS encoding methyltransferase domain-containing protein gives rise to the protein MGILENKARARLFYKYLSTIYDRINPFIWNEEMRTEALSLLDFEESEMVLDVGCGTGFATEGLLEHVDTVYALDQSEHQLEKAYAKFGKTGGPVDFHRGDAERLPFKTDTFDIIWSSGSIEYWPEPVLALREFNRVLKPGGQVLVVGPNYPDNRIAQALADAMMLFYDEYEADRMFKAAGFEEVKHLFQGPSYEPEVAITTIARAPEE